AGGATGGGTTGAGATGCAGAGGGGATTTTTGTCGCAGTATTTCGAGGGAGTTGCGATTAAGCGCCTTAGGCCTGTAGAGGTTTGTGTCTCCGTTTCGAATCAACATGAATTCAACGCCAATAGAGCATTGCGCTGCCTCCTTGGGGAGAATCGAACAACTTTCGAAGGGCGATTTTTGTGGTTATCTGGGGAAAACGAGGGAGTATCTGCAGAGGGTCGTGTAACTTGGTACGATGCGCGCGAAAATCACCCCACCAGAACAGAGTACCGACTCTACTTTAGCAGCAACACTGTAATGGACCAAGCTCAAGCTGGCGACCTTCTTATAGTTGCCCGAAGAGCTGACCAAAGTTTGTACATGATTGTCGTTGCGGCAGGGAGCACGCTTGAGAACCAGTTGTGTTGGCTATTCGGGGTATCTGATATAGGCAACGAATTCAATTACCGACCTATCGGTGAAGCACGCGACCCAGAAGTTGACTTCGCCGTGCGGTATATTCTAGAAGAGCTGGGTGTAGAGATTGAGGAAGCTGATACGTCCTTCCTTGACACGATTCTTGAGCCCTACTTAGAAAAAGGCTTCCCTACAACTACAGAGTTCTCTGCTCTGGCGAGAAACACTTTGCGGTTCGCCTGTCCTCTCGAGGAGCCCGACAATACACTATTGTCATGGATGGAACACGAGGAAAAGCTGTTCAAAAGACTTGAGCGTCATTTCATTTCACAAAGACTAAGAAGTGGGTTCTGCAGCACGGATGCCCCCGATGTAGACAGTTTTATCAAATTCTCGTTGAGCGTTCATAATCGAAGAAAATCTCGAGTTGGCAGCGCATTAGAGAATCATCTCGAGGCACTGTTCACTTGCCATGGGATCCGATTTGCCCGAGGACAGGCCACGGAGAACAAGTCAAGACCGGACTTTGTTTTCCCGGGCATCGCTGAATATCGCGACGTTCATTATCCTTCGGCGCGATTAACTATGTTAGGTGTAAAGTCTACCTGCAAAGACAGATGGCGGCAGGTATTGACTGAAGCAGCACGCATCAGTAGCAAACACTTGCTCACACTGGAGCCGAGTATTAGCGAGAGTCAGACTTTTGAGATGGCGCAGAACAAACTGCAGCTGGTGTTGCCTGAAAAACTACATGCCACCTACAAGACAGAGCAAAGAAGTAGCTTGTGGACGGTGGCGAGCTTCGTGCGCGTGGTACTGTGCAAGCAATGACGCGAGGGAACACAGTTCACAGATTGGCTAGCCGATCCATCATACGATGCCACGCCGCTCAAATTGCGGATGGCGTGAAACTGTTCTCCACAGCGAGCGTACTACAAGTAATACGTCCATTTATAGTTCTCTCTATTTAATTAGAGTGTAAGTAGGACGTTTGCGAAAGGGGGTATAGGTGCTGATGTCTGTGCGGAAATGGATGCTGCTCTCTTTGAGCTTGACACTGCTTCTTCTACCACTGTTATCTTTTCCGGCTGTAGCTAGTGGACAGCAGCCCGTTGTCTATGTCATTCCTGTGGAGGGCACAGTAGACGCTAGCCTGCTGCGCTACTTACAGAGGGCCTTCGCCGTGGCGGAGGCGAGCAAGGCAGAGGCCATAATTCTCGAAATCAATACTCCCGGCGGCTTGCTAAGTTCCTCCTTTGAGATCAGTGATCTGATCTGGGCCTCAAAAATCCCTGTGTACTCCTATGTGCGCTTTAATGCACTATCGGCCGGTGCCTTTCTAGCCCTTTCTTCGCGTGCGCTATACATGGCACCAGGCAGTGCTATAGGCGCAGCCGAACCACGCACCATGGATGGGCAGACGGCAGATGAAAAAGTCTTATCCGCTTGGGAGGCACGCATGAGGGCTGTGGCTGAGCGGCAGGGCAAGGACCCCGAAATCGCGGCCGCCATGGTGCGCATGGAGGTAGCTATCCCTGACGTAGACGAAGCTGATACTCTGCTGACCCTGACCTACCGTGAGGCCAAAGACATCCAATTTGCGGACGGAATCTTTGACTCCATACCCGAATTGCTGGCGGAGCTTGGCTTGGCAGATGCGATGACAAGAACGGTAGGGCTTGCTCCTGCCGAAGTTTTGGCGCGTTTTATCACTAACCCAGTGGTAGCGACTATCTTTATCGCGATTGGCATTGCTGCTTTGTCTATCGCCGTGATGACGGGGGACTTTTTACTGCCGGGCGGGATTGGCATTGCTGCTTTTGCGCTCTTTTTTGGGGGTCATATTTTCGCCGGCTTAGCTGGAAGGGAGGTCGTTT
The sequence above is a segment of the Bacillota bacterium genome. Coding sequences within it:
- a CDS encoding restriction endonuclease, producing MQRGFLSQYFEGVAIKRLRPVEVCVSVSNQHEFNANRALRCLLGENRTTFEGRFLWLSGENEGVSAEGRVTWYDARENHPTRTEYRLYFSSNTVMDQAQAGDLLIVARRADQSLYMIVVAAGSTLENQLCWLFGVSDIGNEFNYRPIGEARDPEVDFAVRYILEELGVEIEEADTSFLDTILEPYLEKGFPTTTEFSALARNTLRFACPLEEPDNTLLSWMEHEEKLFKRLERHFISQRLRSGFCSTDAPDVDSFIKFSLSVHNRRKSRVGSALENHLEALFTCHGIRFARGQATENKSRPDFVFPGIAEYRDVHYPSARLTMLGVKSTCKDRWRQVLTEAARISSKHLLTLEPSISESQTFEMAQNKLQLVLPEKLHATYKTEQRSSLWTVASFVRVVLCKQ
- a CDS encoding nodulation protein NfeD; its protein translation is MSVRKWMLLSLSLTLLLLPLLSFPAVASGQQPVVYVIPVEGTVDASLLRYLQRAFAVAEASKAEAIILEINTPGGLLSSSFEISDLIWASKIPVYSYVRFNALSAGAFLALSSRALYMAPGSAIGAAEPRTMDGQTADEKVLSAWEARMRAVAERQGKDPEIAAAMVRMEVAIPDVDEADTLLTLTYREAKDIQFADGIFDSIPELLAELGLADAMTRTVGLAPAEVLARFITNPVVATIFIAIGIAALSIAVMTGDFLLPGGIGIAAFALFFGGHIFAGLAGREVVFLFAAGLFLLIIEAFIPSFGVIGVAGFSAVSVSVAWSAAATGQGWRMLAVAALTAVVLVLIALRFLKRSPAWSQIVLKYSESKSLGYVGPSDVSSLVGAIGTTITPLRPAGLADINGKRMDVVSDGSFVAAATQIVVVKTEGTRIVVRPQ